In a genomic window of Pirellulales bacterium:
- a CDS encoding motility protein A — protein sequence MDISTVAGLMMAFAMMGGSLLIMGMEGKGSVNYGAFIDPPAIMMVIGGGIGVGLVGFPLRNVLGLPKVILKVFFNKPENLNHLIEQLVGLAETARRDGLLALESKASEIDDPFIALGIQMAVDGTRPEVIEEVMRTEIAAMGSRHKEGKKILELIGRCGPAFGMIATLLGLVLMLGNLNDPESIGPSMAVALIGTLYGALMANLVCIPFTEKLGMRSHEETMAKEIILRGIMGIQSGDNPRTVQQKLNTYLPPKLRPGAQEAA from the coding sequence ATGGACATCTCCACGGTAGCCGGATTGATGATGGCCTTCGCCATGATGGGCGGCTCGCTACTCATCATGGGGATGGAGGGCAAGGGGAGCGTCAACTACGGCGCCTTTATCGACCCGCCAGCGATCATGATGGTGATCGGCGGTGGGATCGGGGTCGGGCTCGTCGGGTTTCCATTGCGCAACGTGCTCGGTCTGCCCAAGGTCATTCTGAAGGTGTTTTTCAACAAGCCGGAGAATCTGAATCACCTGATCGAACAATTGGTCGGGCTGGCCGAGACGGCGCGCCGCGACGGATTGCTCGCGCTCGAGAGCAAGGCCTCGGAGATCGACGATCCGTTCATTGCCCTGGGCATTCAAATGGCGGTGGACGGCACGCGGCCGGAAGTGATCGAAGAGGTCATGCGCACCGAGATTGCCGCGATGGGATCGCGGCACAAAGAGGGTAAAAAGATTCTCGAGCTGATCGGCCGCTGCGGACCGGCGTTCGGGATGATCGCCACGCTGCTTGGTCTGGTGCTGATGCTTGGCAATTTGAACGACCCCGAATCGATTGGTCCTTCGATGGCGGTGGCGCTCATTGGAACCTTGTATGGGGCGCTGATGGCCAATTTGGTCTGCATCCCGTTCACCGAGAAGCTGGGAATGCGCAGCCACGAGGAAACGATGGCCAAGGAGATCATTCTTCGCGGGATCATGGGAATTCAATCGGGAGACAACCCGCGCACCGTGCAACAGAAGCTGAACACCTACCTGCCGCCGAAGCTGCGGCCCGGCGCTCAGGAGGCGGCGTAG
- a CDS encoding flagellar FlbD family protein: protein MIKLTRLGGEEFVLNADLIRYIEARPDTFITLTIGDRVVVEESMDEVLRRAIDYQREKHMIPQATRGLAPGNRDLGLSTRAW from the coding sequence ATGATCAAGCTCACTCGCTTGGGCGGGGAGGAGTTCGTTTTGAACGCCGACCTGATCCGTTACATCGAAGCGCGCCCCGACACCTTCATCACGCTCACCATCGGCGACCGGGTGGTCGTCGAGGAGTCGATGGATGAGGTGCTGCGCCGGGCAATCGATTACCAGCGCGAGAAACACATGATTCCACAAGCAACTCGGGGTTTGGCGCCCGGGAATCGGGACTTGGGCCTCAGCACCAGGGCCTGGTGA
- a CDS encoding flagellar hook-basal body complex protein, with the protein MGLASALSTALTGMGASQSTIDVVGNNLSNSSTVGFKASTAIFATQFLQTQSLGSGPQGDSGGTNPQQIGLGTAVAEITPDFTQGTIQVSSSPSDLAIQGQGFFIVQGNSGETLYTRDGQFQTNSQNDLVTPTGAKLLGYGVDGNYQVKATTLQPVSIPLGTTAVAQATKNVQFEGTLPPTGDVANTAEIIQSAVLGDSRFSAPPAGTTANIAVPPIVTSTTAAASGAPGPLIPGGTYDYKVVYVDANGNESDAASFSGTIPASAASSEGMTISNLPTDSSGKYVGRRVYRTQELATAGANPVYYLDKNYSSDNTTTTFTDTTDDTTLATQAQQDTSTISGNYSYYVTFVKPGEPESHPSPLAGPQNVTGDRIVVSNLPTPTGQYAGGQIRIYRNLATNPSVFYRVADVNAGTSFVDHVSDATISNSSTAGFEQLDFNGPRITPDTPLVDVQSFDGTTYNVPFQTGKLAFTGEKGGRTLTAKDLTITNTTTVQDLVDFVSQATGIQPPSADSAHPVPGDISGASQGGSVLANGRIQFVSNNGVDNAVTIPLSSFVLTPTAGGGNTTPNLTFSETQAAKGQTAVSDFVAYDSLGIPVNVRVTADLESQNSTSTVYRWFADSPDNQPVNGVGTAVGTGLITFDGNGKVVSVSNSTVSINRSQTPSQSLQFNLNFNQLSGLSASTATLTTSGQDGSGAGTLSSFNINGDGTISGVFTNGVTRTLGQIQLARFTNPDGLEQRGQNNFAAGVNSGLPIQGSPGTQGIGSIVSGALEQSNTDVGTNLIDLILASTQYQGNTRVVSTVNTLFGDLLNLGRG; encoded by the coding sequence ATGGGTTTAGCATCCGCACTCAGCACCGCCTTGACAGGGATGGGCGCCTCGCAATCCACGATCGACGTGGTAGGCAACAACCTGTCGAACTCGAGCACCGTCGGCTTCAAAGCCTCGACCGCGATTTTCGCCACTCAGTTCTTGCAAACACAGAGCCTCGGGAGTGGGCCGCAAGGGGATTCCGGTGGCACGAACCCACAGCAAATCGGCTTGGGCACCGCGGTCGCCGAGATCACTCCGGACTTCACCCAGGGGACGATTCAGGTCAGCTCGAGTCCCTCGGATCTGGCGATCCAAGGTCAAGGTTTCTTCATCGTGCAGGGAAACAGCGGCGAGACATTGTACACTCGCGACGGCCAGTTCCAGACCAACTCGCAAAACGATCTTGTTACGCCGACCGGCGCCAAGCTGCTCGGCTACGGCGTCGATGGCAACTATCAGGTGAAGGCCACCACGCTGCAACCCGTGTCGATTCCGCTCGGCACGACCGCCGTCGCGCAGGCCACGAAGAACGTGCAGTTCGAGGGAACGCTGCCCCCCACCGGCGACGTCGCCAACACGGCCGAGATCATCCAGAGCGCGGTCCTCGGCGACAGCCGATTCAGCGCGCCGCCGGCCGGCACGACCGCCAACATCGCCGTGCCGCCGATCGTCACCTCGACGACAGCCGCGGCCTCGGGCGCCCCCGGACCGCTGATTCCAGGCGGGACTTACGACTATAAGGTCGTGTACGTCGACGCCAATGGCAACGAATCCGACGCCGCCAGCTTTTCAGGAACCATTCCTGCCAGCGCGGCGAGCAGCGAAGGGATGACCATTAGCAATCTTCCGACCGATAGCAGCGGCAAGTATGTCGGTCGCCGCGTCTACCGCACGCAGGAATTGGCCACTGCGGGAGCGAATCCCGTCTACTATCTCGACAAGAACTATTCGTCCGACAACACGACCACCACCTTCACCGACACCACCGACGACACCACGCTGGCCACCCAGGCTCAGCAAGACACGTCGACCATCTCGGGGAACTACAGCTATTACGTGACATTCGTCAAACCGGGCGAACCGGAGAGCCATCCCTCGCCGCTGGCCGGGCCGCAAAACGTCACCGGCGACCGCATCGTCGTCTCGAACTTGCCCACCCCGACCGGCCAATATGCCGGCGGGCAAATCCGCATCTATCGCAATCTGGCCACGAATCCGTCGGTGTTTTATCGCGTGGCGGACGTGAACGCCGGAACGTCGTTCGTCGACCACGTCTCCGATGCGACGATCTCGAATTCGTCGACGGCCGGTTTCGAGCAGCTCGATTTCAACGGGCCGCGAATCACTCCCGACACGCCGCTGGTCGACGTCCAGAGCTTCGACGGCACGACGTACAACGTGCCCTTCCAGACCGGCAAGCTCGCGTTCACGGGAGAAAAAGGGGGCCGCACGCTCACCGCCAAAGACCTCACGATCACGAATACCACCACCGTGCAGGACCTTGTCGATTTCGTTTCCCAAGCGACGGGCATCCAGCCGCCGTCGGCCGATTCGGCCCATCCGGTCCCCGGCGACATTTCCGGCGCGTCTCAAGGGGGCTCGGTGCTGGCCAACGGTCGCATTCAGTTCGTCAGCAACAACGGCGTCGACAACGCGGTCACGATTCCGCTCTCCTCCTTCGTCCTGACACCGACGGCCGGTGGCGGAAATACAACGCCTAATCTCACGTTCAGCGAGACGCAGGCCGCCAAAGGGCAAACGGCCGTCAGCGATTTCGTCGCCTACGATTCGCTCGGCATCCCCGTCAACGTCCGCGTCACCGCCGACCTGGAAAGCCAGAACAGCACCAGCACCGTCTATCGCTGGTTTGCGGATTCGCCCGACAATCAGCCGGTCAACGGCGTCGGCACGGCGGTCGGCACCGGCCTGATCACATTCGACGGCAACGGGAAGGTCGTCTCGGTGAGCAACAGCACCGTCTCGATCAACCGCTCGCAGACGCCGTCGCAGTCGCTGCAATTCAACCTGAATTTCAACCAGTTGTCCGGCTTGTCGGCCAGCACCGCCACGCTCACTACGAGCGGTCAAGACGGCTCGGGCGCCGGCACGCTCTCGAGCTTCAATATCAACGGCGACGGCACGATCAGCGGCGTGTTCACCAACGGCGTCACGCGCACGCTCGGACAAATCCAGTTGGCCCGGTTCACCAATCCCGACGGTCTTGAACAGCGCGGGCAGAATAACTTCGCGGCAGGAGTCAACTCGGGCTTGCCCATCCAAGGCAGCCCCGGCACGCAAGGCATCGGCTCGATCGTGTCCGGCGCTTTGGAGCAATCGAACACTGACGTCGGCACGAATCTGATCGACCTGATCCTGGCCTCGACGCAATATCAAGGGAACACCCGCGTCGTCTCGACGGTCAACACGCTGTTCGGCGATCTGTTGAATCTCGGCCGCGGATAG
- a CDS encoding flagellar hook capping FlgD N-terminal domain-containing protein, with translation MAISSVPGASSAAAGSSSSSQSNSLANSLGNVDVSQFLQMMITELQNQDPLNPMDNSQIMQELGAMQQISSTNQLTTTLNGMSLGQSLSSATSLIGKKIDGLDDSGNQASGVVQKVSIVNNTPKLYVGTQIVSLNNIQDVLPSG, from the coding sequence ATGGCAATTTCATCGGTCCCCGGCGCGTCATCGGCCGCGGCCGGCAGTTCATCGAGTTCGCAGTCGAATAGTCTCGCGAACAGCCTCGGCAACGTCGATGTGAGTCAGTTCCTGCAGATGATGATCACCGAGCTGCAGAATCAAGACCCGCTGAATCCGATGGACAACAGTCAGATCATGCAGGAACTCGGCGCCATGCAGCAAATCTCCTCGACGAACCAATTGACGACCACGCTAAACGGGATGTCGCTCGGCCAATCGCTCTCGAGCGCCACGAGCCTGATCGGGAAGAAAATCGACGGGCTCGACGACAGCGGCAACCAGGCCTCGGGAGTCGTGCAAAAGGTGAGCATCGTGAACAACACGCCGAAGCTGTACGTGGGAACGCAAATTGTCAGTCTGAACAACATTCAGGATGTCTTGCCGTCGGGCTAA
- a CDS encoding flagellar hook-length control protein FliK, with amino-acid sequence MTQFALDNLSSLASLSPTAGAASAQSAGSTASGFDDHLQRASQAGEGDPASSTDSAGPNPFSPSKDVASNDSPRQPARDATTTSASQSPAEPTTRSPSNDTPASASATSNDPLPASKPRSPKDKGDAVQDSSRTAGGRGGAKGANANAAAVPTSPLPELKSQTLTIPTATPPSPPATDKQPEIAATKPAEAKLTATQPSPTGTGAPQQPVGDSAANAAGTPPAPANGDTTSQSAALQTPGIERQLPEPQGNVADRATPSAAEHGASTASAPIGTDTISLPADHQAAGVQDSSAVAPDAKNSARPAREVSSTQHPTFVVASADAQAAAAALATNAPPADSPATDPAFAGPLRKDGAAPAIDGVAAKSSSQPVGQAAAGSSAPAKGTAGAQSTVPSTSGSAAGEVDRVRFLQRVSSAFQAADEQGGQIKLRLSPPDLGSMRLELTVRDGVMTAHVQTETDAARTMLLDHLPQLRDRLADHNIKIDQFDVELMSQSRGGTPQNPSGNTNPGYQPPQGQTGRVASTGAASAAASPSIGLRNINGRLDVFV; translated from the coding sequence ATGACGCAATTCGCCCTGGACAATTTGAGTTCGCTAGCGAGCCTGTCTCCCACGGCGGGAGCGGCTTCGGCGCAGTCCGCCGGGAGCACGGCAAGCGGCTTCGACGATCATCTGCAACGGGCGAGTCAGGCCGGCGAGGGCGATCCCGCTTCGTCAACGGATTCCGCAGGGCCGAATCCCTTTTCTCCGTCGAAAGACGTCGCCTCGAACGACTCGCCTCGTCAACCGGCGCGCGACGCCACTACGACTTCCGCCTCCCAGTCGCCGGCCGAGCCAACGACTCGATCGCCGTCGAACGACACACCGGCGAGCGCCTCGGCAACGAGCAACGACCCGCTCCCGGCATCCAAGCCGCGCAGCCCGAAAGACAAAGGGGATGCGGTTCAGGATTCGTCTCGCACGGCCGGGGGGCGGGGCGGCGCGAAGGGAGCGAATGCAAATGCCGCCGCCGTGCCAACCAGTCCTCTGCCGGAATTGAAGTCTCAAACGCTCACGATACCAACCGCAACGCCACCTTCCCCACCGGCGACCGACAAGCAGCCAGAGATTGCCGCGACCAAACCGGCGGAGGCGAAATTGACTGCGACGCAGCCGTCGCCCACCGGAACGGGCGCTCCACAACAGCCAGTTGGCGATAGCGCTGCGAACGCCGCTGGAACACCTCCCGCGCCGGCTAACGGAGATACGACCTCGCAGTCCGCCGCGTTGCAAACGCCCGGTATCGAAAGGCAACTCCCCGAGCCGCAAGGAAACGTCGCCGATCGCGCAACTCCGAGTGCCGCCGAGCACGGGGCATCAACGGCCAGCGCACCGATCGGTACCGACACCATCTCGCTCCCCGCGGATCATCAAGCCGCCGGCGTCCAAGACTCGTCGGCGGTAGCGCCCGACGCTAAGAATTCAGCGCGGCCGGCTCGCGAGGTCAGTTCGACGCAGCATCCGACGTTCGTCGTCGCGAGCGCAGATGCCCAGGCGGCCGCGGCAGCGCTTGCAACAAATGCCCCGCCCGCGGATTCGCCGGCGACCGATCCGGCCTTCGCCGGGCCGCTGCGCAAGGACGGCGCCGCGCCGGCGATCGACGGCGTTGCGGCGAAATCATCATCGCAGCCTGTCGGCCAAGCCGCCGCCGGCTCATCGGCGCCAGCCAAGGGAACTGCCGGCGCTCAGTCCACGGTGCCATCCACCTCCGGCTCGGCGGCTGGCGAAGTCGATCGCGTGCGGTTCCTGCAACGTGTTTCGAGCGCGTTTCAGGCGGCCGATGAGCAGGGAGGTCAGATCAAGCTGCGATTGAGTCCGCCCGACCTCGGCTCGATGCGGCTGGAACTTACGGTGCGCGACGGAGTGATGACGGCCCACGTGCAGACGGAGACCGATGCCGCCCGCACGATGCTTTTGGACCATCTGCCGCAGCTTCGCGACCGACTGGCCGATCACAATATCAAGATCGATCAATTCGACGTCGAATTGATGAGCCAATCCCGCGGCGGCACTCCGCAGAATCCTTCGGGAAACACAAATCCGGGCTATCAACCACCGCAGGGACAAACCGGGCGCGTTGCATCGACGGGGGCCGCGTCCGCCGCGGCCTCCCCTTCAATAGGCCTTCGCAACATCAACGGACGATTGGACGTTTTCGTTTGA
- the fliJ gene encoding flagellar export protein FliJ, translating to MPSFRFRLTTLLRLREAWRDERRAHLADAQQAEQLIFQRIAEIERALVELQRRALDAARPGTVNVDQLAESARYEMILKVDRDSADQQRQAVAAEVQKRREALVAADREVRVLEKLRDTQRERHREGEARQEAQRLDEMAVMRHERGEAF from the coding sequence ATGCCGAGTTTTCGATTTCGATTGACCACCTTGCTGCGGCTTCGCGAGGCGTGGCGCGACGAGCGCCGCGCGCATCTGGCGGACGCGCAGCAGGCGGAGCAATTGATTTTTCAGCGGATCGCAGAGATTGAGCGCGCGCTGGTCGAGTTGCAGCGCCGAGCGCTCGATGCTGCGCGCCCCGGGACGGTCAACGTCGATCAATTGGCCGAGTCGGCGCGCTACGAAATGATTCTCAAGGTGGATCGCGATTCGGCCGATCAACAGCGGCAGGCGGTGGCCGCCGAGGTCCAGAAGCGCCGCGAGGCGCTCGTGGCGGCCGATCGCGAGGTCCGAGTGCTCGAGAAGCTCCGCGACACGCAGCGCGAGCGGCATCGAGAAGGGGAGGCGCGACAAGAAGCGCAGCGGTTGGACGAAATGGCCGTCATGCGACACGAACGCGGGGAGGCGTTTTGA
- a CDS encoding FliI/YscN family ATPase, whose product MQDLIEQLDRVMPTALAGSVLRTQGMTAAVADFPAPVGALVEIERQGREPLRAEVIGFRDSLTLLYPFSGLKGVRRGNRVRLVGTARWLRVGDELLGRVVNAQGRAIDGRPQPALTSRIPLDRQPPPSVDRPRIDSPLGTGIRALDGLLTCGKGQRMGIFAGSGVGKSVLLGMMARYTAADVNVIAMVGERGREVNEFLERDLGPEGLARSVVVVATSDEPALMRVQAAQTATAIAEYFRDQGRDVMLLMDSITRFAMAQREIGLAAGEPPTTRGYPPSVFAMLPKLVERAGRAAKGSITGFYSVLVEGDDPQEPISGTVRGLLDGHTWLSRKLAARGHYPAIDVLGSISRLMTEITPRKQHDAAQTVRELLSAHHDHEDLISIGAYRRGANRAVDAAIEMQDDIQRYLRQRIDEPVTLADAAAGLSKLQQRATTLMQPSNPTNPIATSP is encoded by the coding sequence GTGCAAGACCTCATCGAACAACTCGATCGCGTGATGCCGACGGCGCTGGCTGGCAGCGTGCTGCGGACGCAGGGGATGACCGCCGCGGTGGCCGATTTCCCCGCGCCCGTCGGCGCGCTCGTCGAAATCGAGCGGCAGGGGCGAGAGCCGCTGCGGGCGGAGGTCATCGGCTTCCGCGATTCGCTCACGCTGCTTTATCCCTTCAGCGGATTGAAGGGCGTGCGGCGCGGCAACCGCGTGCGGCTAGTGGGAACCGCGCGCTGGCTCCGCGTGGGCGACGAACTCTTGGGGCGCGTCGTGAACGCCCAGGGCCGCGCCATCGACGGTCGCCCGCAACCGGCGCTGACCAGTCGCATTCCGCTCGATCGCCAGCCGCCGCCGTCCGTCGATCGTCCACGGATCGACTCACCATTGGGCACCGGCATTCGGGCCCTCGATGGTCTCTTGACCTGCGGCAAGGGGCAGCGCATGGGCATTTTCGCCGGCTCGGGAGTCGGCAAGAGCGTGCTCTTGGGGATGATGGCCCGCTACACGGCGGCGGATGTGAACGTGATCGCGATGGTCGGCGAGCGTGGCCGGGAAGTGAACGAGTTTTTGGAACGGGACCTAGGTCCGGAGGGGCTGGCGCGGAGCGTCGTGGTGGTCGCCACGAGCGACGAGCCGGCCCTGATGAGAGTTCAGGCCGCGCAAACGGCCACCGCGATCGCCGAGTACTTTCGCGACCAGGGACGCGACGTGATGTTGCTGATGGACTCGATCACGCGGTTCGCAATGGCCCAGCGCGAGATCGGCCTGGCCGCCGGCGAGCCGCCGACCACACGCGGTTATCCGCCATCGGTGTTCGCGATGCTCCCCAAGCTCGTCGAGCGCGCCGGCCGCGCCGCGAAGGGGAGCATCACCGGATTCTATTCCGTGCTCGTCGAGGGAGACGATCCCCAGGAGCCGATCAGCGGCACCGTGCGCGGCCTGCTGGACGGCCACACCTGGCTCTCGCGAAAGTTGGCCGCCCGCGGGCATTATCCGGCCATCGATGTGCTGGGGAGCATCAGCCGCCTGATGACCGAAATCACCCCGCGCAAGCAACACGATGCGGCGCAAACCGTCCGCGAATTGCTCTCAGCGCATCACGATCACGAAGACCTGATCTCGATCGGCGCCTATCGCCGCGGCGCCAATCGAGCCGTCGATGCCGCGATCGAGATGCAAGACGACATCCAACGATACTTGCGGCAGCGGATCGACGAACCGGTGACGCTCGCCGACGCGGCCGCCGGCCTGAGCAAACTACAACAACGCGCGACAACTCTGATGCAACCGAGCAACCCAACCAATCCGATTGCAACGAGCCCATGA
- a CDS encoding FliH/SctL family protein, producing MSTIIKSGGSARSIRQAAFNLEDMKQQAGKYLDQIRSQAAEMVAEAQKQADGVRKRAEEEGRQAAMRAAEKVLDEKIGQRMQTVLPALQKTIAGIADAKQAWLGHWERSTVKLAAAIAAKIVRGHVPDLPAVTLALVREGLEMAAGSSQLRIHLHPTDRDTLKGQVDRLTTELERLGPAEVVADPEVTPGGCRIETLHGTIDQQFEAQLARIEEELTNGNEE from the coding sequence ATGTCCACCATCATCAAGTCCGGCGGTTCGGCGCGCAGCATCCGGCAAGCCGCGTTCAACCTGGAAGACATGAAACAGCAGGCCGGGAAATACCTGGATCAGATCCGGTCCCAGGCCGCCGAGATGGTTGCTGAGGCCCAGAAGCAAGCCGACGGCGTGCGGAAGCGCGCCGAGGAAGAAGGAAGGCAAGCCGCGATGCGAGCGGCGGAAAAAGTGCTGGACGAGAAGATCGGTCAGCGAATGCAGACCGTCTTGCCGGCCCTGCAAAAGACGATCGCCGGCATTGCTGACGCCAAGCAGGCCTGGCTCGGTCATTGGGAGCGAAGCACGGTGAAGTTGGCCGCCGCGATCGCCGCCAAGATCGTCCGCGGGCATGTGCCCGACCTGCCGGCCGTGACGCTCGCGCTGGTTCGCGAGGGATTGGAGATGGCCGCCGGCAGTTCGCAACTCCGCATCCATCTTCATCCAACCGATCGCGATACGCTCAAGGGACAAGTCGATCGCCTGACGACGGAACTCGAGCGGCTCGGGCCCGCGGAAGTCGTGGCCGATCCCGAAGTCACGCCTGGCGGTTGCCGGATCGAGACGCTGCACGGCACGATCGATCAGCAGTTTGAGGCCCAGCTAGCGCGGATCGAGGAAGAGCTGACTAACGGGAACGAAGAGTAA